The nucleotide window CCATTTCATTCCTATGATAATCAAGCTTTATACTTAAACTTGTGTTTTTCTTGGACATCCAATTTATTGACATACTCCTTCAAACTGCAACAATCAATTAAGCTAAACCCACAATGACTCATTCAATTACCTATTGACATCATAATTCACAATAACTTGAACAATTTCATGCTAGTTTCTCTCAAAAGCAAGAAGTCAACCATCCATAAAAGAACTTTGTTCTCTACAATGCTATCCACATGCTTATAACATATTAATCACCCTGTCAGCATTCAAGAGTTGCCTACAACCTCGAAAATATACTTCTACCTATTAAAATCTAAATTGCAATAGTTCCGAactcaaacacaaaaaataagCTTCTAAATGATAGCAAATGGCACACAAATTCTTCAAAACTAAACATCTTGAACATCCTCATTCCTCATAgacaatataaacataaacaatAAAGCAAACCAACAATTAATTCATCATCTTAAAACCTTTCTCACCAAAATAGAATCAAACACCAATCGGAACAAACATAATACACTAATCAATCAGTTCAATTCtagaataaaaaaacaagaacttaaccctaggagagagaaaaagtcAATACCAGCACAAGACATATAAGAAATAGCAGCATAAGCACCACGTTTAGTCATGGCGGAACCTTTGAAGAGTTTATCATCGCTTTTCGGAGGATCCGAAACCGGAAGTAAATTGTTCTTCTCAGTATTGGAACTCATCTGAAATTTTGAATCTaaatctctttctctctctgaTGCTttaatttctctctctaaatatttttttctggGAAATTTTCGTTTTGCAGTGTGTGTACGAATGATGATTGACGATGGTATTGGTTCAGTTGGAGTTGTTCCTTCTTTTGGGTTTaaacaaagaaataaaatggAGGTGGTCCCGGGTCCGGGTTTGGTGTTTCAACGGACAACGGTAAGCAGACTTTTACAAGTCAATGTCTTTCTTGGCGTTCTAACTAAGCGATCCATCTTGGGTTTTAACCATGGGCGAATCATGACCAATTGAGCTACACACTTTTTATGTAACTCTTATCtcgtaatattattattaattaatctttCATAAAgctcaaatatatatacatttcaatttgcaaatttcGAAAATTAATCTCACAATATGAAAACTCGTCAAAatagattataaaatattattttgtagtgttgattgaaaaaaattaatttttaacatatatatttatgcttttttatattttttattattgtttttgtcatGACTGTGCTCTCAGTGAGTTTGATTTATAGATCCGCCATTAGTTTTAACCCGACCCAACTATAATAATGACCCATTATCCAACTTAAAATCAGCAACTCTTGTGTGAAACCGTTTGTCTAGGAGACGACCTCTCACATGGATGATCTTTCACAAGCGGCTTAatgaattaaaaaactaaattcaTTTGTTGCATGCATTTATATTATGTGAATTATATGGAATGTAAAGTTGATGTTTATAATCTGTGAACTAACTATCCGTTTGGTTAGTGTTACTATATGATGGTAAAGGAAATAATTTAGTGTAAATTtgcatcaaaagttccatgtcattccTATGGAGAAAAAACTTTAAACacaatcaattttttttgtttgcaaatttccattaccacatCTTCCAATGATAATgaattggaataaattttatgaagaaaataagatgattgaagttgaacaagcatggccatcaaggtagcctagagattttttaaccaaaattacactaattttcatttctattttCACCGTTTATTACCATCTACCAAACGGGTTGTAAGTGTTTATGGTATGTGTAGTAGGTGTTTAAGATCTTATGAAGTATGTTTTTATGGTAAGTCAACTAGGTTTCTTTTTTCTGTAAACATCTACTTCACATATGATAAAGCTACTTCACATACCAAAACACCTATTTCAACATCATAAGTGTGCGTTTTTAGTAGGTTTCGTAGGTGTTTATGGTATGTTTTTAAGATCTTATGAAGTATGTTTTTATGGTAAGTCAAGTAGGTCTTGCAGGAAACAACTGCAGTTATGCTCAGGAAAGCTGTCAACACTCGTATAAGGCAAGGCACCACACTTACCTCGTACCCTACCCATATAGGTGtactaaaaaaaaaggaaggggGACCATGGTGTAAGGATCAACAAACCACCAAACGCCACATAGGCATACGAAATATTCTAtatatctctctctctcttcacTGATCTCGAGAAAAATTCCATTAAGGTAAAAGCCTAAACTGCCATTAGGGTCTTAGGAACGGTTCTCAAGACCCACTACTATAAATATACAGTGTCATGCATCACCAAGAGTAACGTAACTTTTACACTGAAACCCAAGTATTATTCTCTCGTACAAAAATAGCTCTAATTCCTTATAAACTTTATTAGCAATCATCTCAAAAACACTTATTGACTTAATCATCGGAGACGGACCCCCGGAGGACCACTCTTCGGCACTCGTTTGCTACCTTGTGCAGGAAAACACGGTGAAATAGTCGGAAAAGCAACTCAGACCTCTCCAGTTTTTCATATACACTGTGAACGGTAAAAGGCATTATCTTCATCTTTGTTGAGAGTGTTGATTGTTCTCTCCACAACTGGAACAATATGTACTATGATATGTGTTTATGTATATTGTATGTAAAATAGGTGTCTATGACATGTAAAGTGGATGTTTATGGTATATGAAGTACATGTTTACTATGTTAAAATTAttgtcaaaattaaataataattattagttgTTATTTGGGAAAAAATTTGGTATTGCCCTATTCAATTCACCAACTTCAActtcttttaaaataataaaaaaaacgttACACCTAAATGATTACATATTGGTAGAAACATTAACAATGATGAACAACTTATTTTTGGTATTGAGGTAATAacaactattttattttaaattttcattatttatttattttatacttacttttaaaatcaaataattttaattgtgaatttttaaaatttctaaatgttaatatttagaaagtatatattgagatgaatctaacaagattccacataaatatgttttttcttataaatggACGAGAGATCGTAgtcaaaatttaatattaaagtttgtaaattttaatttaagaaGAATATATAAAAACCAATATTTTTTGGTGTCAAGATTATGTTTTCTTGAGGCTATAAATTTTTGCGTCATGTTGTACAATGCAACCTCTTCCATAAATTCAATCGAAGGTCGTGTAACAGATGCTTGATTGATTGTGCAATTCAAGGGAGAGTACCGCCTAtgtacttttcttttttatttttaattcaatataactttaataattaataaaagacaattctaaataatttttaaagtaatttaatAAAAGTTAATGTCGAACAAtagtgataaacttgaaaatACAATTTGTAgaagaaataatatttttttcactatccaatgcacttaattaatgcttaatatttcttattatatataaccaaatattacaaaaagtaaatattaataatctttacattgagacgaatcaaacaaaatgtcacttgctatattttaatttataaaataagaataaaatacaaaaaaataataagtaaataatattaaaaagtaaatgtcctattttctataaatcggagggagtatgatTTTTGGGACATGTATAGTGTCTTGGATTGTGTGATGAGAATAGGGTGGTAGTTATTGAGGAAAAAAGTAGTTGgattgaaggaaaaaaaaatgttgatcGAGCAGCAAACTTGAGCGTGTGGGGTTGTACTTGAACCTCACTCTTAACAAGCTTGATTTCTTGCTCAGCTTCGTATTGCACCAATTCGGGTCAGGTTCAAAACGAGTTTGTGTTGTACTAAGCCAAGAGCTTATCGTGCTCAGCACATTATACCAGGCTGCCAGCCTAGCCGGTGCGTAGCTCTATGTTCAACATTTTGGTGATTACATTCAAAATCATTTTagaaataataacttaaaataattcaatcttttattgattttcatgtaataattctaatttttaattaactataaatacTTTTAATGTTAGAGTCACTTAACCAGAAACTTTATTGCCCAAATGATAATCGATTTTTGCAGGTTAATTGATACAACAAAGtaggaaaaataaataaaatatcaaaattattataaatcaaaagttaaataaaacataaatttaCTTGACttctcttttaaaattttttttaattattgttaattttttataatttaatttcgtaattaattttttttattgtaaaataaGTTGTTGTATAGATAAGAGATTATACCTTGATGCATTCTTAACAGTTAGTAAACACCCTTATAGTTAAGATTTttcatgtttaatcaaaagttgagattattatagaaaaatcagtaaaaaattagattattttacgtaattttttcaccattttattgtactaaatatttttgtttagctagaaaattttgttatatcttaaaaagttaaaaaacttTTACAATACATGAGAAGCCAACCAAGTGCACCAAATAAATACTACATATGGGAagtaaaatccataaaattctATTTTACTATGTTAACCAAACacattattcattgatttagAATGTTTACAAGGGAATAATTTTCTCATAAATTAATACTTGAATTTCTCATAGCTATTCAGAAAATCAATTATAGCTGAAATCAAATGATACTTTATCATAATTCTAATGCCTTATTATGAACTACTTAAATAAGGCTTTTTATTTATGTGGTGTTATTTTTTTTGCCTATATGGAAGAGATGTCACTAAATAACAAAGATAGGTCACTTAGTCATCATATTCCATTCAAATGAATTGcctcatttaaaaaaaaaaaaaaaaaaaaaaaaaaaaaaaaaaaaaaaacttaaacttttgatgtAAACATGGTTGATGCACTAATCACATGGAATCAATCATGCCTTAATAgtctaattaatattaatagaaGTAGAAAACATTACTATTAGTCTTACTTCATAATATAGTGAAGCTTGATAGAAGTACTTTAAgtaatgaacaatcaacaatgagcCTTTATTTCAAACACATAATTTAAATTCTTTGGAGTATGGTATAATACTCCTAGGACAACATAAATCACTTGAATTAAACTAATCCATTCCTTTGAGTTTGCTTCCTTTGACCATTTTGTGAGAAATTTTTTAGTTAAATGAGGCAAACTCTAAAGAATGAACGAAATATCTGCACTTTGTTTCAACCCACACAATTATTCCCTTGATTCAAGGGAGTGTATCACTAGGGTTTCACTCAAATAGACTATAGATAAGGTAAATTtccaatacaaaatataaaggtAACATTTCCAATACAAAATATAAGTTTGAAGAGTACTAAATATTTATGCACCATTGATAAATTTTGACAAGTCTTGAATCAATTTGCTTGTTGCTGGATCATCTGGTAGTGATATGTGAAATACATGATTTTTTCCTCGGGCCTCAATCCAACTGGCCAATCCCGCCCACCCACTTGCCTTTACTGCTTTATAGTAGTATATAttacgaccccgtaactcaTCCATCTCGGCTGTATAAATCAACAACTTCTTACATCCGAGGTGGGTGAGTTTCGGGGCATCGGGTACAAATGGGTTAATAAATGGATTGTCGACTCCGCCCGTGCAATTATGACAAACGTAAGACCATACTCTATAATTGGGTGAGTAGTGAATGTAATTGGGCTCGAGTGGAACCCGTTTTGACCCGAGGAAATATGGCATGGCTAGGAATAGTCCAGTAAATTGTAAGCCCGATCCTAGCCCTGCCCGAATGGCCAAATTATGAGCAATATTACCTCCTGCACTATCTCCTCCTACAAAGATCCTCTTTACATCCCCGTACTTTAACACCCATGGGTCCAAACCCGGGCCAGAACCCGTACCATGGGCCAAAACCCATTCAAGGGTTGCCAATGCGTCATCATACGGAGCAGGAACCGTAAACTCCGGATAAAGTCGGTAATCAACGGCAATAGCAACAATCCGAGCCTCGGCCGCAACACGAGCCACAAAATGAGAGTCTAGCCAACTAAAGGGGGAGCCAATACAAAAGGCTCCCCCATGAAAGTAAATAAGCACGGGCATCTTTCGGGCCGGGTCAGGCTGGGCTGGGTCAGGCCGGGCCGGCATGAAAACCCGTGCGCGTAGATTACTACCTTTAGAAGAACTAATATTTATGTCTTTGGATTGCACATGAGAGTCAATTGGAGGAGGATAAAAGGTTAGAGATTTGTTAGAAAACCTTAAAACGGTGCCGTTTTGATAATCAATAATGTAAGGTTCAATTATGTTTGGGGATTGGATAGAATTATTAGTAGCTTTGGATGTTGTTATGGAAGAAATTAGTAGTAGTAGGAAGAAGGGGAGAAGATGAAGATAGTTTTGTATAGAAGCCATTATTTTCATGTTTGAGTGTGAGAGAATGAAGCAAATGGAAAATTCAATGGATATTGATCAATAAGTATTTGATGGAGTTGAAATAATGTGCATGAATCATGATACCCCTTGTATTAAAGAGAAGTGTCGCATCTCTTCAAGAAATGGACAAGGGCATCAATTTTGTGGGTTCATGGTCCATAACTTGCTTTTTATGACATTTTTGTCCCAAAAAATATGGTTGtagttgataaaaaaaatcatgaaatatGACCGTGGTTTGTAGATCAgagctaaaattttaaataggttAAAGAATCTCTACATGTAAGGAGGAAGAGAGAATTGAATTGTTTATATAGGTGATAAGAATCGAATTTTTGTCAcaataatgaaggaaaaaaatCTCGATCAACTACGTAGTTAACTCATGATTTATCAAATTTCTAGAATGGATAATCAGCTATAAGTTAGTTGTCAAACAAATAGGCATAAACTCGCTTTGTTCCAAAGAAATAGTCTCAAGTACAAATagagtgaaaataaaaaaatgaataaaagtgataaaaacaTGTATTTAATGGAAGAATGTGTGGATGAAATGAAATGTATGCTAAATCATTGAATAAAAATTGTGAATCATGTCAAAAATAAAGTCGGGTAAATCCAATCCAATCAAATATAGTGACatactaaaatgaaaaaaatgaggtTAATTCTTTAAGAAATAGGGAATAGGGGTTATGAAAGGTGCTTCTTGGCTCTCGCACTAGAGAAACCCACCCCTCCaccacctccacctccacctccaccaCAACCAAATCTCTACTATGCTCCATTGTCTTCAACAATGATAGTTCATTTTGCCCTTACTTATCGACGATCATAAAATACTCTTAGTGTCAAGGAGATAATATCACACTTGTGTTTTTGACCTTATATTCATTTCTACATCATTGATTTATGGAGGCCATTGTCTTGTACtaatatgaattaattttatatactaTCATAATTTCATTGATTCATAATACTTGTGCACAAAATTGAAGTTTCTCAGTTTTCTTTATTCAATTCTTAGTGATCAAAATCATGAATATCAACTTATAATAATGTAAAGAGGATTTAGAGGGCAACAATCTACTTTTATTTCATTGAAGTATATTAAAATACgagaaataatatattaatgtcCTTACCactataaataagtatatttaaaaaaaaggcTGTAAATgagtattatatttatttttaaaaatagaattatctTATGCTTTATGCAAATTACACAAATGGTATTgtcaattaataattatttttcacTAAATATTACAATTTCATGCAAATCACACAAACAATGATgcaattaaaacttaatttttaacaaatatttatgtttttaactTCTTATTGTATACAAAACAATACCATAAgttgtacttcctccgttctttttttatcttccacattactataacgagtagtttcaaaagttctttcactttagaatacgttctatttttagaaaatttttatcccacttttaccccttaaaaccccccttttcttttaatgtacccattttcttttatttataattattttctctctcatactttcaatacaatcattacttcacactactatttaattaaaataatacccacaacaacctcatactttcaatataaTCATTAAAAGAATGGAgggaatatatattattttctctaaaAAAATACAATCTTCTAACTCCGTAGATTAAAAATgccattaatttttcttttcaacgaaaaatagaatatagcaaaaataaataattacttatttatttataattctaaGTTTTATATCCAATTAATCAAATTAGGATTTAGGCGTACCATGTCAATCAAAACTACATTCACCTTCTCTATCAAACGTTTCCCCTTTCCTGAAAACCCTAATTAACAATTCCCAATTTCCTCAAACCCTCGCAATAATTTACATCCATGGCGAACGAACAAGAATTCGAAACTCAAACACTAACCAATTCTCATCACACAAAACCCATCAATGGTCGCTTTACACCTGATATCCTTGTTCTCATCTGGGCTCGTCTCCCAATCAAATCCCTTTACCAATGTCGTTCGGTTTGCAAATTCTGGAATTCTCTCATTACATCCGACCCGCTTCTTTCCGATCTCCGCCATGAATTCCGACACGTTCCCTCTCTTACACCACCTCCGAATCTCCTCCTTTTTCTCCGCCATCTCTCAAACGAACCCGTTAAAGTTCCGGATCGTCCAATTCTGCTCTCAATTCGACCCTTTGAACTTCTCATCAAGTCTGATGAGGATCCAGTTATCCGGTCGATTAAAAACGGATTCACCCCATATAATGATTATACTCTCAATATTGTCCCATCAAATTCGAAAGGTCCAATAATTTGTATCTCCGCAGATAATTACTTTTATCTATGTAACCCTAGTACCCAAGAATTCTTCCGTCTCTCCCCGGGGAAAAACGGTAATTTAACCACTTCGAATGCTGCTTTTGGGTATTTGGATGATTTGAACCAGTATCTACTTGTCGGGTTAAAATTTGGTGAGAAATCTGAGATTTTTGAGTTTGGACCGTGTGAAGCCGGGTCTAATTCGTGGCGTCAAATTATCCAACAATGCCCAGTTAAGACACGCGGGTTCGGGTTAATGGTGAACCGAGTGTTTTACTGGAAAGTTTTGGATGATACAGGTTTTGTGGTGAGTTTAGATATAAAAGAAGAAAAGTTCAAAGTAATTCAACCACCGATAGGGAATGAAAATGAGGTAATTTTACATGATTTATTGTACTTAGTTGAATTTAAAGGGTGTTTATGTGCTGTTGATAATTTTTCAAAGCCTCCAAGGATGCAAATTTGgattttgaatgaaaataaggAGGGTGAATTTAATTGGGTCAGgagaattaatatttttatttccgGAATGGATAGAGATATAGTGTACCCATTTTGTAATTATGAGGGTGAAAATGGAGCAGAAATTGTTCTGTGTAATGATACAAGAAGTAGGCTTTATTGTTATAATATGAAGAATCGAAGTATAAAGCAGGTTTTTAGGCCTAAACAGCGAACAAATGATCGTCTTGGTTTGTATTCTCCTGGTCTTTTTCCTCTTTCCATTGCTGTATAAGGTATTTTTGTATTCAATTATATGATTCTTTTTTTGATAGAGTTTTAGATACTAGGAGAATAAGGATTAAATTGAGATTGATTTGATATAGATATTGTTTATCTTTCAGAAGTTTATTGAGTTACTTGTTCTATATTTCTTACATAAGATTGATGTTGCTTATTGGTATTTTGTTgctttaatcatttttaaattgtgTGAAGTTTAATGTGAAGTTTGGCAATCGGCTTATAGTTGGTAGTTGATTGAAGTGCTTGATTTGAACAAATTTGAAAGGTACTAGGAGCAAGCTTGTTTAAAAATAGTCTACTTATATAACTAGTTGTTTCAACCATTAAGTTACTTTACATTCGACATTTTTTGCCAAGATAAACTAAAATTGCTTTACCGAACACCCCCCTATGATTTTGAGAGAGTGCTTATCTAATGTTGTTTGATTGAAACAAAAGCTCTTTCAATGTGGgcttttgttttgtaattttgttATCTtgtggttgagttggttttggTACATTTTGTGCttttgggtttgggtttagatttgtGTTATTGTTTACAATCGTAGTAGTTTTTGGTCGACATTGCGAGTATTTGATAAAATCTTAATTCTAGGACAAGTTGGAATGAAGAATATAACGGGCTTAGGCCTTGGAACATAACTGATCTTAAGCTGCAATATGATGTCCTGTCATGCTGTTTAGCAGCACAGTCTTTAGCCAACCTCTCAGAGGAAGTGGTGGTGCAAGACGTCTTTGTTTTGTGACCAGTCACGAATAGTAAATGAAATAAGTGGTAGTTTTTAAATCCTAGCCCTTGAGACTCATTTGATTGTATGTTTCTGGTTTTCTATGTAAACTGAAGTTTCTCACAGGGCACGCTACTGGTTTCTCGTTAATCAGAAACTAACACTACGTTTGGATAATATTTTAATCTTTCCAATGTTGGAATGACTTATGTTGTTTAAAATGTGATGTAGTTTTTCCGTCAAAGTTCATGTACTCCATTTCCCTCCTTTCTCGTATTGGTATCCAATTGATGGAAATACAATCCCTTTATTTCTATCTTCTTTCCCTTTATTTCCTCCTATCCAAACAATAATCATTCGTATCAATTGGTTGAGGTTGAGCTATAAGGCTTTGAATTGAAGTATTAAAATACCCAACGGTGTAAATTTATGCACTTCTTTTATGcaattgtattttttattgGGATAAAGTCAGAGAATCTCCTATAGCCTACACGCaaaggagaagaaaaaaaaaatccttctcCTAAATGATTAGGATTGAGTTTTTGTTACAGAAGTGAAAGAAAAGGTCTTTAACAATTTTGGTGAAGAAAGATCATAATAGTTGACTTATACAACTACTTTAACACTATCATATACTGGTCAAATGTGTCAACTTAATTAGTTTAACAATCAACATTAAATTGCCAAATACGAATAATTAAGGAAGTTGTGCTACTtaacattattttcttttttattactttgttattcctcttgttttattttcttccacaaatttattttctctcttcttcatTTCATTTGCATTTTTAGTTTTGTTAATATAAAACTAGAACATGAAAACATTGAGAGTTATAACTATGGGGAATCGTTTCTATGtgaaacaactttaaaataagaaacttatatgttaataatttatattaataagaCTATCCAATTCATATTAAAGCGcattctctaaaaaaaatatctcatacaagattttatatttacaatttagaaaaatcaataagctatataaaatccaataaaaacGAACACCACAACATGTGATATGGTGTAAAAACCATCGGTAAAATGAGTTTATTTAGAATGAATTTAGTGTAAACTTAAATATTGAgcattaaccctaaatataacGAATGTGACTTGGAAAATATGATTAAGTAGGATAGAGAGTAAAGAATGTAAACTTTTCATTGAAATAGTATTTTCTTcttttactatatttattacatttgattttttacacaatttattttattattttgatcatttatttaCTAtactatacacatctaaaatctaaaatttataaaaaagttcAATGAAAGTATGttattagacgattcaaataaaatttcaattgaCTATTATATTTCTTACACACTTATCgcaatatatataaaacaagtttaatactccctcctattcagcataggagtcccatttgactttttacggattttaagaaaagtcaaaatggGACCCTTAAGGGTAGGAGAGAGagtagtattatgggtttttaattgtaagGATTAAGAAATTAATGATTCCCACCAATTTCAAGCACTTTCTAGCCCAATTTAAAAGCTGATTTTTTTGGCACCaaaagtttgaattttttttcagtaCAACGCCAAAATTACATCGATCATCTAATTAAGTCcggaattacataattaagtcctacgtttacaa belongs to Amaranthus tricolor cultivar Red isolate AtriRed21 chromosome 17, ASM2621246v1, whole genome shotgun sequence and includes:
- the LOC130804433 gene encoding 2-hydroxyisoflavanone dehydratase-like, with the translated sequence MKIMASIQNYLHLLPFFLLLLISSITTSKATNNSIQSPNIIEPYIIDYQNGTVLRFSNKSLTFYPPPIDSHVQSKDINISSSKGSNLRARVFMPARPDPAQPDPARKMPVLIYFHGGAFCIGSPFSWLDSHFVARVAAEARIVAIAVDYRLYPEFTVPAPYDDALATLEWVLAHGTGSGPGLDPWVLKYGDVKRIFVGGDSAGGNIAHNLAIRAGLGSGLQFTGLFLAMPYFLGSKRVPLEPNYIHYSPNYRVWSYVCHNCTGGVDNPFINPFVPDAPKLTHLGCKKLLIYTAEMDELRGRNIYYYKAVKASGWAGLASWIEARGKNHVFHISLPDDPATSKLIQDLSKFINGA
- the LOC130804428 gene encoding F-box protein At5g18160-like — protein: MANEQEFETQTLTNSHHTKPINGRFTPDILVLIWARLPIKSLYQCRSVCKFWNSLITSDPLLSDLRHEFRHVPSLTPPPNLLLFLRHLSNEPVKVPDRPILLSIRPFELLIKSDEDPVIRSIKNGFTPYNDYTLNIVPSNSKGPIICISADNYFYLCNPSTQEFFRLSPGKNGNLTTSNAAFGYLDDLNQYLLVGLKFGEKSEIFEFGPCEAGSNSWRQIIQQCPVKTRGFGLMVNRVFYWKVLDDTGFVVSLDIKEEKFKVIQPPIGNENEVILHDLLYLVEFKGCLCAVDNFSKPPRMQIWILNENKEGEFNWVRRINIFISGMDRDIVYPFCNYEGENGAEIVLCNDTRSRLYCYNMKNRSIKQVFRPKQRTNDRLGLYSPGLFPLSIAV